One genomic region from Fictibacillus marinisediminis encodes:
- a CDS encoding DUF2768 domain-containing protein translates to MDAGLMKMWVALSSIALMFIAVFSIMISRSKLKGIFKYILAAIAYICMITAGIFIVLVVFSGPAKG, encoded by the coding sequence ATGGACGCAGGATTAATGAAAATGTGGGTTGCGCTTTCATCCATCGCATTGATGTTTATTGCGGTTTTTTCTATTATGATCAGCAGATCGAAACTGAAAGGAATCTTTAAATACATACTGGCGGCTATCGCATATATTTGCATGATTACAGCAGGCATCTTTATTGTTCTCGTAGTCTTTAGCGGACCGGCGAAAGGATAG
- a CDS encoding stage VI sporulation protein F: MDRNNQFFDKVEKKTNVKKEDIFKLAQTVSNENLRDERTLRRLISQVASLAGVPVSKQKEDQIVSAVINNNVPLDFNTLSKMFENK, encoded by the coding sequence ATGGATCGTAACAATCAATTTTTTGATAAGGTTGAAAAGAAAACAAACGTTAAGAAAGAAGATATCTTTAAACTTGCCCAGACCGTCAGCAATGAAAATCTGCGGGATGAACGCACTCTAAGAAGACTGATTTCCCAGGTAGCCTCCTTGGCCGGTGTCCCTGTTTCCAAACAAAAAGAAGACCAAATTGTCAGTGCTGTAATCAATAACAATGTGCCTCTTGATTTCAACACATTATCTAAAATGTTCGAGAACAAGTAG
- a CDS encoding NAD(P)H-dependent glycerol-3-phosphate dehydrogenase, with the protein MEKVAVIGAGSWGTALALVLADNGHDVRLWGRRQEQINEINSLHTNEKYLPGVSLPEELRGFTDLHETVSGAGMILIVAPTKAIREVLGDLVPHLDHPVTIVHASKGIEPETYKRVSEIIEEEVPAEVRKSIVVLSGPSHAEEVSLRQPTTVTVSSADIEEAEFVQDLFINQNFRVYTNPDIVGVELGGALKNIIALGAGMSDGLGYGDNAKAALITRGLAEIARLGTKMGANPLTFAGLTGIGDLIVTCTSVHSRNWRAGNMLGKGEALDAVLEKMGMVVEGVRTTKAAYQLAQNENVEMPITNVLHDVLFDGKNAKEAVDELMRRSRTHEVEDVSSLLSNLNITE; encoded by the coding sequence ATGGAAAAAGTAGCAGTAATCGGTGCCGGCAGCTGGGGTACAGCGCTGGCCCTCGTATTGGCGGATAATGGACACGATGTCCGGTTATGGGGAAGAAGACAAGAACAGATCAACGAAATCAATTCTTTACATACCAATGAAAAATATTTGCCGGGTGTCTCGCTTCCAGAAGAGCTCCGCGGATTTACCGATCTTCATGAAACGGTCTCAGGCGCGGGCATGATCTTGATTGTCGCTCCTACAAAGGCGATAAGAGAAGTGCTTGGCGATCTGGTACCGCACTTGGATCATCCGGTAACGATCGTACATGCCAGCAAAGGAATAGAGCCCGAAACGTATAAGCGTGTATCTGAAATCATTGAAGAAGAAGTACCTGCTGAAGTGCGCAAATCCATTGTTGTGCTTTCAGGGCCAAGCCATGCAGAAGAAGTTTCATTAAGGCAGCCGACCACGGTTACGGTTTCCTCTGCCGATATAGAAGAAGCGGAGTTTGTTCAGGATCTGTTTATTAACCAGAACTTCAGGGTCTACACGAACCCGGATATTGTAGGGGTTGAACTCGGCGGAGCACTGAAGAATATTATCGCGCTTGGAGCCGGTATGTCTGACGGGCTTGGTTATGGAGACAATGCCAAAGCCGCTCTCATCACGCGTGGACTTGCTGAAATCGCCAGGCTTGGAACGAAAATGGGGGCCAACCCGCTGACATTCGCGGGCTTGACAGGAATCGGAGATCTCATCGTTACATGTACGAGTGTCCACAGCAGGAACTGGAGAGCCGGAAACATGCTCGGCAAAGGGGAAGCGCTCGATGCGGTACTTGAAAAAATGGGCATGGTTGTCGAAGGTGTAAGAACAACAAAAGCGGCTTACCAGCTGGCTCAGAATGAGAATGTAGAGATGCCGATCACAAATGTTCTTCATGACGTTCTGTTCGACGGAAAAAATGCGAAAGAAGCTGTGGATGAACTGATGAGAAGAAGCAGGACCCATGAAGTGGAAGACGTCTCTTCTCTTTTATCGAATTTAAATATTACGGAATAA
- the plsY gene encoding glycerol-3-phosphate 1-O-acyltransferase PlsY: protein MQIVLLFIGAYLLGSISFSYIITKGLKKEDIRKLGSGNAGATNTLRVIGVGPAIGVLLLDGLKGMIPVWAASGLHYNMTAAIASGAMAIIGHNWPIYYGFKGGKGVATTIGVFVVASFIPSLISGIFVILLIAATRYVSLGSIVFMILTPALMVILKTIPYDAALCASLIGVLSIWRHRTNISRLLKGNERKIGH, encoded by the coding sequence ATGCAGATTGTCTTGCTGTTTATCGGTGCTTATTTATTAGGCTCCATCAGTTTCAGTTATATCATCACTAAAGGGCTGAAAAAAGAGGATATACGCAAACTGGGGAGCGGAAATGCAGGAGCCACGAACACGCTGCGGGTTATCGGTGTAGGACCTGCCATCGGCGTGCTTCTGCTGGACGGGCTTAAGGGGATGATCCCTGTGTGGGCTGCAAGTGGCCTCCATTACAATATGACCGCAGCCATCGCTTCGGGAGCGATGGCCATTATCGGGCATAATTGGCCCATCTATTACGGATTTAAAGGAGGTAAAGGGGTAGCGACGACCATTGGTGTTTTTGTTGTAGCTTCGTTCATCCCTTCACTCATATCTGGGATCTTTGTAATTCTTCTCATTGCAGCTACCCGTTATGTTTCTTTAGGTTCCATCGTTTTTATGATTTTGACGCCTGCATTAATGGTTATTTTAAAAACAATACCTTATGATGCGGCGCTATGCGCTTCATTGATCGGTGTTCTCTCCATATGGAGGCACCGCACCAATATCTCTAGACTTTTAAAAGGAAATGAAAGAAAAATAGGGCATTAA
- the der gene encoding ribosome biogenesis GTPase Der, with product MQKPVLAIVGRPNVGKSTIFNRIVGDRVSIVEDMPGVTRDRIYSSAEWLNREFNIIDTGGIEIGDEPLLHLMRQQAEVAIDEADVIVFLADGKEGVTAADEEVAKLLHRSKKPIVLGVNKIDNPERKDLIYDFYSLGMGEPFPVSGSHGIGLGDLLDAVFSHFPEQPEEEEDDETIRFCLIGRPNVGKSSLVNAILGKERVIVSDIAGTTRDAIDSEFTREGQKYTIIDTAGMRKRGKVYEHTEKYSVLRALKAIERADVVCVVLNAEEGIIEQDKKVAGFAHEAGKAVIIIVNKWDAVEKDDKTLREFEQKIRDHFLYLSYAPILFVSAKTKQRLHTLYPLINQVAENHSLRVQTNVLNDVIMDAVAMNPTPTDNGKRLKINYATQVAIKPPTIALFVNDPELLHFSYRRFLENKVRETFGFIGTPIRIVARKKND from the coding sequence ATGCAAAAGCCAGTTTTGGCCATCGTCGGAAGACCAAATGTGGGGAAGTCCACAATATTTAACCGTATTGTCGGAGACCGGGTTTCTATCGTGGAAGATATGCCAGGTGTGACAAGAGACAGAATCTATAGTTCAGCTGAATGGCTGAACCGTGAATTTAATATAATTGATACGGGCGGAATTGAAATCGGAGATGAACCGTTATTGCATCTCATGAGACAGCAAGCTGAGGTCGCTATCGATGAAGCGGATGTTATTGTTTTTCTTGCCGATGGGAAAGAAGGGGTAACCGCCGCAGATGAAGAGGTGGCAAAACTTCTTCATCGCTCAAAGAAACCCATTGTTCTTGGAGTCAACAAAATAGATAATCCTGAACGCAAGGATTTGATCTATGATTTTTATTCCCTTGGAATGGGAGAGCCTTTTCCAGTATCGGGTTCGCACGGTATTGGCCTCGGAGACCTTCTCGATGCGGTATTCAGCCATTTTCCGGAACAGCCTGAGGAAGAGGAAGATGATGAAACGATCCGTTTTTGCCTGATCGGCCGCCCAAATGTTGGTAAATCTTCACTCGTTAATGCGATCTTAGGCAAGGAGCGTGTGATCGTAAGCGATATTGCCGGCACAACAAGAGACGCGATCGATTCAGAATTTACCCGTGAAGGACAGAAATATACGATTATTGATACAGCAGGGATGCGAAAAAGAGGAAAAGTCTATGAGCATACCGAAAAGTATAGTGTTCTTCGTGCTTTAAAAGCCATTGAAAGAGCCGATGTTGTCTGTGTTGTTCTGAATGCGGAAGAAGGAATCATCGAGCAGGATAAAAAAGTGGCAGGCTTTGCCCATGAAGCAGGAAAAGCGGTCATTATCATCGTGAATAAATGGGATGCCGTTGAAAAAGATGATAAAACACTTCGTGAATTTGAACAGAAGATCCGGGATCATTTCCTGTACCTAAGCTATGCTCCTATTCTTTTTGTATCAGCAAAAACAAAACAGAGACTTCATACTCTTTATCCTTTGATCAATCAAGTGGCCGAAAACCATTCCCTTCGTGTTCAGACGAACGTTCTGAACGATGTGATCATGGATGCTGTGGCAATGAATCCTACACCTACGGACAACGGCAAGCGCCTGAAAATCAACTATGCCACTCAGGTAGCCATTAAGCCGCCTACGATTGCTCTTTTTGTCAATGATCCTGAACTTCTTCACTTTTCATACCGCAGGTTCCTTGAAAACAAGGTAAGGGAGACGTTTGGCTTTATTGGTACCCCGATCAGAATCGTTGCCCGCAAAAAAAATGATTAG
- a CDS encoding YphA family membrane protein has translation MMDGIFFYWFAWIGWAYSTFLMKASPQRTVYSASLLILLIAHGFVLDTGFVSINFTFLFLFLSCYLWIFRLPFKMVLYYVFCSFLIALSYNAMLLFSMYDPVWMVVQVKWLLACALFVLSLLLIKHPRFRPFVLAAGYCEGEAVYHVIIKKLTWSIELGSLNFLDVVSLSVALCFVFEGVQQFGHFLSAEAGKGKMIKRVSR, from the coding sequence ATGATGGATGGAATTTTCTTTTATTGGTTTGCATGGATTGGATGGGCCTACAGCACGTTTTTAATGAAAGCATCGCCCCAGCGGACGGTCTATTCAGCCTCGCTTCTCATCCTGCTGATCGCGCATGGCTTCGTATTGGACACGGGTTTTGTGAGCATTAATTTTACATTTCTATTTCTGTTTTTAAGCTGTTATTTATGGATTTTTAGATTGCCGTTTAAGATGGTTCTATATTACGTATTTTGTTCTTTTCTGATCGCTCTTTCCTATAATGCCATGCTTCTATTCTCGATGTATGATCCAGTTTGGATGGTTGTACAAGTAAAATGGCTGCTTGCGTGTGCTCTCTTTGTTCTTTCTTTATTATTAATTAAACATCCGCGTTTTCGTCCCTTCGTGCTCGCAGCGGGATATTGCGAAGGGGAGGCTGTCTATCACGTTATTATTAAAAAACTAACGTGGAGCATTGAACTGGGAAGTCTTAATTTCCTTGATGTTGTTTCCTTGTCGGTTGCCCTGTGCTTTGTCTTTGAAGGCGTACAGCAATTCGGACATTTTTTGTCCGCAGAAGCAGGGAAAGGAAAAATGATAAAACGTGTATCAAGGTGA